The proteins below are encoded in one region of Drosophila santomea strain STO CAGO 1482 chromosome 3R, Prin_Dsan_1.1, whole genome shotgun sequence:
- the LOC120451316 gene encoding insulin-like growth factor-binding protein complex acid labile subunit, whose translation MRQKLLLLVLAGAALLLDTGVRGQHEDIPYQPVTNICQTCLCLSIQDGDHRTHFNLDCSVRNFEHILARWPEQFGSQAIASGDASEIVVSYSGNRIKLLQQLPATNASLTLSCRHCGLQDLQAPLFMDVPNVEALYISWNELPDDALVPDLFRGPFRNTRYEPIGLRDLDLSHNRIARLDRRLFEHTPHLTKLNLAYNKLSALDEATTASIASVATLQRLDLSHNGLMSLPAQLFSKLTSLRILDVSGNEFATVPVSLQQLGKSLVQLNLAGNTFLSLKENSLQGLVSLKRLNISSMPSLRSLEKGALNLPALEHLDCSRNSKLERLELADLLSSQNLSHVDLSRNALTTLVLTATGSSNSSSNSSSEPWPRLRRLSISGNPWYCSCELFKTLELTGLTRIDREWDGTEARCETPYLLAGSPLSNLTAERICTMVIPKKYREVDEEPPRFLRRRYIILTAIIASIVLVIGLVIGFVVVCVRRRLKGSDYGVQPIRYTSVRGSNLSQFSQLQPASVASKFNNVHAGSSSGVTTGAANA comes from the coding sequence GTCCTTGCTGGAGCGGCTTTGCTCCTGGACACCGGAGTTCGGGGCCAACATGAGGACATTCCTTACCAACCGGTGACCAATATCTGCCAGACGTGCCTGTGCCTAAGCATTCAGGACGGAGATCATCGGACGCACTTTAACCTGGACTGCTCGGTGAGGAATTTCGAGCACATCCTGGCCCGCTGGCCGGAGCAGTTTGGAAGCCAGGCGATTGCGTCCGGAGATGCATCAGAGATTGTGGTCTCTTACTCGGGCAATAGGATCAAGTTGCTCCAACAGCTGCCGGCCACAAATGCCAGCTTAACTCTCTCCTGCCGGCACTGTGGTCTGCAGGATCTGCAGGCTCCCCTCTTCATGGACGTGCCCAATGTGGAGGCTCTTTACATCAGCTGGAATGAGCTACCCGATGATGCCTTAGTTCCGGACCTCTTCAGGGGTCCTTTTCGCAACACCCGCTACGAGCCGATTGGCTTGCGTGACCTGGACTTAAGTCACAACCGCATAGCTCGACTGGATCGCCGACTTTTCGAGCACACTCCTCACTTGACCAAGTTGAATTTGGCCTACAACAAACTGAGTGCCCTAGATGAGGCCACCACAGCCTCCATTGCATCGGTTGCTACACTGCAGCGACTGGACCTCTCCCACAATGGCTTGATGTCACTGCCAGCACAGCTTTTTTCAAAGCTTACAAGCCTCCGTATCCTGGATGTATCCGGAAATGAGTTTGCCACTGTGCCTGTCAGCTTGCAGCAGCTAGGAAAGTCATTGGTTCAACTCAACTTGGCAGGAAATACCTTTCTTAGCTTGAAGGAGAATAGTCTTCAGGGCCTAGTTTCCCTGAAACGGCTAAACATAAGTAGCATGCCATCCCTAAGAAGCCTGGAGAAAGGAGCTCTGAACTTGCCTGCACTGGAACACTTAGACTGCTCTAGGAACTCCAAGCTGGAGCGCTTGGAGCTGGCCGATCTGCTAAGCAGTCAGAATTTGTCGCATGTAGACTTGTCCAGGAATGCACTGACCACCCTGGTTCTTACTGCCACCGGTTCTAGCAACAGCAGTAGTAATTCTTCAAGCGAACCCTGGCCACGCCTCCGTCGTTTGAGCATCTCCGGAAATCCCTGGTATTGCAGCTGCGAACTGTTCAAAACCCTGGAGCTAACTGGACTGACCCGCATCGACCGGGAATGGGATGGAACTGAGGCACGCTGTGAAACCCCATACCTTCTGGCCGGATCGCCGCTCTCCAATTTGACAGCCGAACGGATTTGCACAATGGTGATACCCAAGAAATATCGCGAGGTGGACGAGGAGCCACCGCGATTCCTGCGGCGCCGCTATATAATACTCACCGCCATTATAGCCAGCATTGTCCTGGTAATTGGTCTCGTGATCGGATTTGTCGTGGTCTGTGTGCGCCGGCGGCTTAAGGGCAGTGACTACGGAGTACAGCCCATCCGGTACACCAGTGTAAGGGGTAGCAATCTGTCGCAGTTCTCGCAGCTGCAACCCGCTTCGGTGGCCAGCAAGTTTAATAATGTCCATGCCGGGAGCAGCAGTGGGGTGACTACTGGTGCTGCCAATGCCTAA
- the LOC120451314 gene encoding uncharacterized protein LOC120451314 — protein sequence MQELKQRFERRQLADDLKQKQVIQDHLLQKILYSKRLLVDHVEALEHCMQELQASSNAGPGRQLLTTRNACLILGGTLLEHLITPRGIRYTMVPSILISGTFAALFAVKSVFVCRNKIVERKLEQLVKTIDEFGNCIRRNMTYFQEIIIMKQAELIESRQIERAWDCITAAKEVTEILYDATRKLETDYPLPTKYGAYYAPMEELRECEYFKNNVTDYSPKHIKDFHNIFAYVQSQYLLRLALTITTRPSISQLSEDLVKIDSLVRQLVQEEEQHFSNLALALQKRKQLELAELNATKTEQQRSGPIAVLQHSSLKLSACMVAVAAECQALDVTLQKLTATEAANKNNSKELVAVANNMHGIENALAVCCDDFQRLMLVYNKFLHSQLDLEGEFPKPRQDLDDEFPESILRVEFSQNVDAPQQKDDFYAYMYDENEEHHFEAEQNAPFPSPEKELLNFEKRITKGRFKPVLKQLKDRIDPIRQVMLEKEREVLASKGINVDELFGKMEKVEQQEDNRLAEATPLPIYDSSTNSDSDSADEEPFKRRSKQHKERDNFAEMRQFLAQKQAINLFKLPPPPVAAAEEELLESEC from the exons ATGCAGGAGCTCAAG CAACGTTTTGAGCGACGCCAATTGGCGGATGACCTTAAACAAAAACAG GTAATCCAGGATCACCTGCTGCAGAAGATCCTGTACTCGAAGCGCCTGCTGGTGGACCATGTGGAGGCACTGGAGCACTGCATGCAGGAGTTGCAGGCATCCTCCAACGCGGGTCCCGGCCGACAATTGCTGACAACGAGGAACGCCTGCCTAATATTGGGAGGCACTCTGTTGGAGCACCTGATAACTCCACGGGGCATCCGGTACACCATGGTACCATCCATCCTCATTTCAGGCACCTTTGCTGCATTGTTCGCTGTGAAGAGCGTCTTCGTTTGCCGGAACAAAATCGTGGAACGGAAGTTGGAGCAACTGGTCAAGACCATTGACGAGTTCGGCAATTGCATCCGTCGAAATATGACGTACTTTCAGGAGATCATCATCATGAAACAGGCTGAACTTATAGA ATCCCGTCAAATCGAGCGCGCATGGGATTGCATAACGGCCGCCAAGGAAGTTACCGAAATCCTGTACGATGCCACCCGCAAACTGGAGACGGACTATCCCCTGCCGACAAAGTACGGCGCTTACTATGCGCCCATGGAAGAGCTGCGGGAGTGCGAGTACTTCAAGAACAATGTCACGGACTACAGTCCCAAGCACATAAAG GATTTTCACAACATCTTCGCCTATGTGCAGTCACAATACCTGCTCCGGCTGGCACTCACCATCACGACTCGTCCCTCGATTTCTCAGCTGAGCGAGGATCTGGTGAAAATCGACAGCCTGGTGAGGCAGTTGGTGCAAGAGGAGGAGCAGCACTTTAGTAATCTAGCGTTAGCCCTGCAGAAGAGAAAGCAGCTGGAACTGGCTGAGCTGAATGCAACGAAAACAGAGCAACAGCGGAGTGGACCAATTGCTGTGTTGCAGCATTCTTCGCTAAAACTAAGCGCCTGTATGGTGGCTGTGGCCGCTGAGTGTCAAGCTCTGGACGTGACCCTTCAAAAACTTACAGCCACAGAGGCTGCAAACAAGAACAACTCCAAAGAGCTGGTGGCCGTGGCAAATAATATGCATGGCATCGAAAATGCCTTGGCCGTTTGCTGTGATGATTTCCAGCGGTTGATGCTGGTATACAACAAGTTTCTGCACAGTCAGCTGGATTTGGAAGGAGAGTTTCCGAAACCCAGGCAGGATCTTGATGATGAATTCCCCGAGAGCATTCTTAGGGTCGAGTTCTCGCAAAACGTGGATGCACCGCAGCAGAAGGATGATTTCTATGCATACATGTACGATGAAAACGAGGAGCATCACTTTGAAGCTGAGCAGAATGCTCCCTTTCCTTCGCCTGAAAAGGAACTGCTTAACTTCGAGAAGCGTATTACCAAGGGAAGGTTTAAGCCTGTCCTTAAACAGCTGAAGGATCGCATCGATCCCATTAGACAAGTTATGCTGGAGAAGGAGCGGGAGGTCCTGGCCTCTAAGGGCATAAATGTGGACGAGCTGtttggaaaaatggaaaaggttGAGCAGCAGGAGGATAATCGCTTGGCGGAAGCAACACCCCTCCCTATCTACGATTCCTCCACCAACTCAGATTCAGACTCTGCTGACGAAGAGCCCTTCAAGCGACGTAGCAAACAGCACAAGGAGCGTGATAACTTTGCTGAAATGCGTCAATTTCTAGCTCAGAAGCAGGCAATTAATCTGTTTAAGTTACCACCACCACCTGTGGCCGCCGCTGAGGAGGAGCTGCTCGAAAGTGAATGCTAG
- the LOC120451666 gene encoding kanadaptin: MNEFKVPAPLPKPKVIITEKPRSEVPAEPPPPPLKIPKTPKSSPAAVCPYKVPKWSAPPAENQNYRFEVLKSGQIIDTVHQLQQQAIWTFGRLPENDVPAAHPTISRFHVVLQYKPKAPPKLDSNKEGDEMGEEDEESKNDQPEGWYIYDMGSTHGTFLNKQRVPPKVYIRMRVGHMLKLGGSTRVYILQGPGEDEEPESELSVTELRQKREKELADAAVERELRLLEAEERERNEGVSWGMGDDADEETDLSHNPYASTNNEELFFDDPKKTLRGFFEREGLNLEYRCDELSTGSFVCRVELPLDDSNGRPIIVEVNHKGRKKDCVVQCALEACRTLDRHGVLRQANQEAQKRKLLKNRDSDDEDEFWDRTGDVARKKQRKENAGVSVTLTYEDLLKQEIELNLELEKVEQEISTYQQKEKKLKELSAKQQTEGDDLDNFMDTLTKDVEKLDKTEIKKLRLEQKRLKDEHQKVERLLKIAKPTALPFTTSLAAGSKESVAQKGAVKKQLPMIGKRNQFSKFKVVKAPTSTQTVPQSNAFASDEEEVEEEEVQETVKDTEGDNLKKEVTKQESTTKPSTPENDNLKDTELPAQPEVSKPTVAKTEVLKPDNVRSTKVSSEVPPDPTDTVASTNTAEGTSTPAKDCSTPAEDFSAPADDTSEPEEAQKKRRQRQRQRTKQRQDVDMDQNELAEHEDTEKYAKWVPPSNQSGDGITHLNEKFGY; encoded by the exons ATGAACGAGTTCAAAGTGCCCGCTCCCCTGCCCAAACCAAAAGTAATTATAACAGAGAAGCCGCGCTCTGAAGTTCCTGCAGAACCACCGCCTCCGCCCTTGAAAATCCCAAAAACACCCAAATCCTCGCCAGCGGCCGTCTGTCCCTACAAGGTGCCCAAGTGGTCAGCTCCGCCAGCCGAAAATCAGAACTACAGGTTTGAGGTGCTCAAATCCGGTCAGATCATCGACACTGTGcatcagctgcagcaacaggcAATCTGGACTTTTGGCCGTTTGCCAGAGAACGATGTGCCCGCCGCCCATCCGACGATCTCACGCTTCCACGTGGTGCTACAGTACAAGCCTAAGGCTCCACCAAAGCTGGATTCCAATAAGGAAGGCGATGAGATGGGTGAAGAGGACGAAGAGTCAAAGAACGATCAGCCAGAGGGCTGGTACATTTACGACATGGGTAGCACTCACGGAACTTTTTTAAACAAGCAACGCGTGCCGCCAAAGGTCTACATCCGCATGCGGGTTGGACACATGCTCAAGTTAGGCGGCAGCACACGCGTGTATATTCTGCAGGGTCCCGGTGAGGATGAGGAACCGGAATCAGAGCTATCTGTAACCGAATTGCGTCAAAAGAGAGAGAAGGAGCTGGCTGATGCAGCCGTGGAACGAGAGTTGAGGCTTCTGGAAGCTGAGGAGCGAGAGCGCAATGAGGGCGTCAGCTGGGGTATGGGGGACGACGCCGACGAGGAGACAGATCTTAGTCACAATCCCTACGCCAGCACCAATAACGAGGAGCTTTTCTTTGACGACCCAAAGAAAACGTTACGCGGTTTTTTCGAGCGAGAGGGTCTAAACCTAGAGTACAGGTGCGACGAGCTGTCTACCGGCTCCTTTGTTTGCCGGGTGGAGCTTCCGCTCGACGATTCCAATGGCAGGCCAATCATTGTGGAGGTTAACCACAAGGGGCGCAAAAAGGACTGCGTGGTGCAATGCGCCCTGGAGGCTTGTCGAACGCTCGACAGGCATGGTGTGCTGCGTCAAGCGAACCAGGAGGCCCAAAAAAGGAAGCTGCTCAAGAATCGGGACTCTGATGACGAAGATGAGTTTTGGGATCGCACTGGAGATGTGGCTCGAAAGAAGCAGCGAAAAGAGAATGCCGGAGTCAGTGTCACCCTTACCTATGAGGATTTG CTGAAACAAGAGATTGAGCTCAACTTAGAATTGGAAAAGGTAGAGCAGGAGATTTCAACTTAccaacaaaaggaaaaaaagcTGAAAGAGTTGTCGGCCAAACAGCAAACTGAGGGTGATGATCTGGACAACTTCATGGACACGCTCACCAAAGACGTCGAGAAACTGGACAAGACGGAGATCAAAAAATTAAGG TTGGAGCAGAAACGACTCAAGGATGAGCACCAAAAGGTGGAACGCTTACTGAAGATAGCCAAGCCCACTGCTCTGCCATTCACCACAAGCCTTGCTGCTGGTTCTAAGGAGTCGGTCGCCCAGAAGGGTGCAGTCAAAAAACAACTCCCCATGATTGGCAAGAGAAATCAGTTTAGTAAATTCAAGGTGGTCAAAGCGCCAACAAGCACACAGACTGTGCCCCAATCTAATGCATTTGCCTCCGATGAGGAGGAAGTCGAAGAGGAAGAGGTCCAAGAAACAGTAAAGGATACGGAGGGGGACAATTTGAAGAAGGAAGTGACAAAACAGGAAAGTACGACAAAGCCATCGACTCCAGAAAACGATAACTTGAAGGATACCGAACTCCCTGCTCAACCGGAAGTTAGCAAACCAACAGTCGCTAAAACGGAAGTCTTAAAACCAGACAACGTGAGGTCAACAAAAGTTTCATCGGAAGTGCCCCCAGATCCCACCGACACTGTTGCTTCAACTAATACAGCTGAAGGCACCAGCACCCCTGCAAAAGACTGCAGCACGCCAGCAGAAGACTTCAGTGCCCCAGCAGACGACACATCGGAACCGGAAGAAGCGCAGAAAAAGCGACGTCAACGCCAGCGACAACGCACCAAACAGCGCCAGGATGTGGACATGGACCAGAACGAGCTGGCCGAGCATGAGGACACCGAAAAGTACGCCAAGTGGGTGCCACCGTCCAACCAGAGCGGCGATGGAATCACCCACTTGAACGAGAAGTTTGGCTACT